The Gouania willdenowi chromosome 14, fGouWil2.1, whole genome shotgun sequence nucleotide sequence AGGATCTACAGACCCAGGGAATTTCTTCAGGGCTATCAGGGCACTGCAAACACTTCTTCTTTTATTGAAGGTGTGAGTCCTTAACAGATGCCCCTGTCGTCTACAGACAATAGAGGGACCACGAGGTCCACAGAGACGCCGCTGGATTTTGACATTCTTTCAGCTGCGTGTAATGACATTGTTGGTGGTCATTGTAGCACCTTAGAGGATTTGGACACTGATGCTGTTAGGGTCCTGGAATGTGAGGTGGAGGGGATTCAGCAACCAACAGGAGAGCTGGCAAGGTgttggggaggaggaggaggagaagatgtCATGATCCACCAGCTGTCCTACGGCCACATGGACCTGTGTGCCACCACCATGGATGACACAGTGAACCTAGCAGAGCTCCAAATGCCTCTGCAGTATCTCCATCAGCATCAGGACCAACAGCATTTGGTGAATCTGGATCAGTCCTTGATGTTATTCTCCGAGCAGTCAGGGGTAGGAGAGGTGCAGCCATGGGTGGAGGTCACAGTGGAGACAGAGACCGTACCCCCAACCCTGGATTAAGGCTTTCAGCATCCCACTCGCTCATAACCCCTCCCCCCAGGCCCACTCCCATCCCGTTGCTATGacaataatgacaaaaacatgaaagatagGAACAATGATAAAATAACAGTTCAACAGCATGAACACTAAGTCCTCGAGACATtacaatatgtatatatgttttaagtttGTACTTCTTTTTTGATCTTCAATAATATTTTGTCcagtattttcatttgtcttttgagatcaatttttgtgaactttgtttatatattagttttcctaatgtgtgctaaataaataaatattatataaaatgaaataactgaCATGGACATTTCTTCCATAACCTGCTTTGTTCCCTGGgactgtaaattattattttttttcactttttcactgAAAGTCAAGGATGATGACATCAAACCGACACAGCTCGCcctaaaaaatgacacaatgaaaGACACGCTGCGTGAATATTTTGGGCTTAAATAATAGTGATGTGTTAGTCTAAATTCAAACAAAGATATTTCAGAAGCTAGTAATACTTAATCAGAgatgaaagtaactgattacaagtactcacgttactgtaattgagtttcttttatgggtgcttgtacttttttgagtatgtttctaaatcagtgatttgACTTGTGCTTAAGttcgttttaaaagaagtaatttgttacatttctgcacccaacagttactgagtacattttaattttttgttttaaaatgatcaacagacattgtgaaactatgaaaaatgaaatgaccagaaaaaaatgaaatgcatcacatcatagtcgaccaatcagattaaagtgaatgcacggcaccaaaacagcattgaatgctgggtaTTTTGTCAGTTTTGCAGTTCattaatgtagctatacttagagatTTGTTTATCAAGCTAAAAGTGCTACAGGAGCCCCGCTCATAATCATGCATTTTTTGATTTTCCCACTAGTGGCAATAGAGCCAAAACCAGGCGGTTTAGCTTTAAATGCAGCTCATTGtttacaggtagtcatggtaacgcaTTCTAAAAGATGAAAGATGATCAGAATTAACCGCAGTGTGAGTTTTACAGCAGTATCAACAACAGTGACAGCACTAAAGACTCTCAGATACGACTAAAGGAGGTTTAATATCCTTAAAACCAGCCCATAAACACTGACCAACAGAGGTCAGCAGTGACCAAGGTTTGTGACCAAaactttttgtaatattgtaaactttAATGATTCATTCAGGGATATTCCTGAAACAAGTTAGTAAATACTGCTGGACTTGTAATATTGCAAATATAgttatttattcagataaattcCTGAATCTAgtgaaaattaaaatttaaatattgtttcttttataatattgaaaatgtagtTATAATCCATGTGAGTTCacgtttttagatttagataaaaatgtataatttagatttagatttaactttacatttaaatttaacatttatgttacaatttaacaattactgttatatttatttttcttgtgtacacatttttaacaatgacataaaacatgctattttacaataatttgtctctcaaatgaaagaaaaataagctAAATGTGGTGAAAGTGAGCTCAACGTTCAAAGtatgtcagctatgaaacagtgaccaagtttttacattcagctccacATAAAACTGACTAaagactaatgtgttctgacctcattgttctggttaagaaCCAAGCTGCAGCAAACTGGTATTTtttgatgtatttgtttatgttgATTTTTCCACTCTTTCATTTTCCATGCCAGTTTGAACATCTTCAGTCTCAAACCAGGAGACCGGTGTTGACGATGCCTAAAGCCAAAAGGTTTAAGGCGGACAGGTTGGGGATGTATCCGAAGGGTCATGTCCAGGGGTCCGGTCCTGCCCCCCTTGATGACTGCCTGACCAGCCTCGACTGGCtccacaacttttccatgatcaTTGCAGACCCGGAGCGGCCCAGCAGCCCCGGGGGTCCCCTGTTCTCcaggtaccagggttggggtcaattataattgtaatcgcgcaattgatgattaattacaattatggcataattctaattctaattgtaatatAACAAATCAGTTGCCATGTCGTAGTCACAATAACATTTTAACTGAGTTTAAATACTtcacattgtaattgtaattgccataaaaattctagacaaattgtcaattataattaaatgcaaacctgaggaaccatgttacagttttatgttcagttctacacatgtagttaacaattattaaaatttgtttcatttcaagctttctcacattttatctTGGGTTATACTGATACAAAAAAGCCTCAGACgcccacagcaaaaatattaaaacctgtattttcattgattatgaaacttatttattacattctctgtaattgtgattattgtatatgaactttagtaattgaagatgtcattgtaattgactttctgaggttaacaataattgtagtttaattgtgattggaaaaatgctggttactgtaattgtaattgaattgtaatttgaatatgggtaattgaaaacgtaaatctaaccaaaaaatgtaattgaccccaacccaggtACCCTCGCATCCAGATGCAGCCCGTCCCTCTGGTGGAGGTGGACTACAAGACCAACCCCAATGTCAGACCACCTCATTCCTACACCTGTCTCATCTTCATGGCCATGCAGGCTAGCGAACAGCACGAAGTCCCTTTGTCCACCATCTATAAGTGGATCAAAGAGAACTTCTGCTACTACAGACATGCAAAGCCCAGCTGGCAGGTAACCAACACCCTCTTTTATTAATTATGAGTATCCATTTCCCTTCATTTCTCATCACTTACTCATATTTGCTCAATGACTTTGTcataaaatcttgtttttattgtttttattgttacagAACTCTATTCGTCACTTCTTGTCCCTCAAGAAGTGCTTCAAAAACGTCCCTCGACAGAAAGACAAGTCCGGCAAGGGAAGAGTTTGGCAAATCGACCCAGAGCATTTAGACATGTTTGTCAACAGGATCTACAGACCCAGGGAACTTCTTCAGGGCTATCAGGGCACTGCAAACACTTCTTCTTTTATTGAAGGTGTGAGTCCTTAACAGATGCCCCTGTCGTCTAC carries:
- the LOC114475278 gene encoding forkhead box protein J1-B-like; translation: MPKAKRFKADRLGMYPKGHVQGSGPAPLDDCLTSLDWLHNFSMIIADPERPSSPGGPLFSRYPRIQMQPVPLVEVDYKTNPNVRPPHSYTCLIFMAMQASEQHEVPLSTIYKWIKENFCYYRHAKPSWQNSIRHFLSLKKCFKNVPRQKDKSGKGRVWQIDPEHLDMFVNRIYRPRELLQGYQDNRGTTRSTETPLDFDILSAACNDIVGGHCSTLEDLDTDAVRVLKCEVEGIQQPTGELARCWGGGGGGEDVMNHQLSYSHMDLCATTMDDTVNLAELQMPLQYLHQHQDQQHLVNLDQSLMLFSEQSGVGEVQPWVEVTVETETVPPTLDQGVFSIPLAHNPSPQAHSHPVAMTIMTKT